The Punica granatum isolate Tunisia-2019 chromosome 4, ASM765513v2, whole genome shotgun sequence genome has a window encoding:
- the LOC116205610 gene encoding probable polyol transporter 6, translating to INSLSRNIFLGPTWGVQVPKRTKGSGVSKELFLRLTPAVRHILITSVGIHFLQQASGIRSVLYGLEIFGKAGITDSDHKLLATVGVSLVKSSSILITTFFLDSLGHRPLLLSSIAGTIGFLISIATCLSIINHSSIKLLWAIVLCILSTFSCVAFFSVGMGTVVQVYSSEIFPLRLRAQGCATGSS from the coding sequence ATAAATTCATTAAGtcgaaatatttttttggggcCCACTTGGGGAGTGCAGGTACCAAAGAGAACCAAGGGGTCAGGGGTGTCGAAGGAGCTGTTCCTCCGTTTGACGCCGGCGGTGCGGCACATACTGATCACCAGCGTGGGGATCCACTTCCTCCAACAGGCGTCGGGCATCCGCTCAGTCCTCTACGGCCTGGAGATATTCGGCAAGGCCGGCATTACCGACTCCGACCACAAGCTGCTCGCAACAGTCGGTGTCAGCCTGGTCAAGTCCTCGTCCATCCTCATCACCACCTTCTTCCTCGACAGCCTCGGCCACCGCCCGCTCCTCCTCAGCAGCATCGCCGGGACGATCGGCTTCCTCATCTCCATCGCCACCTGCCTCAGCATCATCAACCACAGCTCCATCAAGCTCTTGTGGGCCATCGTCCTCTGCATCCTCTCTACCTTTTCGTGCGTGGCCTTCTTCTCCGTAGGGATGGGCACCGTCGTGCAGGTCTACAGCTCCGAGATCTTTCCCCTCCGCCTCCGGGCCCAGGGCTGCGCCACCGGGTCCTCGTGA